Proteins from a single region of Heliomicrobium gestii:
- the rpmF gene encoding 50S ribosomal protein L32: MGVPQHRRSKSRNRQRRATQKLELVSFGPCPQCHEPKMPHHVCPSCGFYRDREVGKKAE, translated from the coding sequence ATGGGTGTTCCTCAGCACCGGCGATCGAAATCGCGCAACCGGCAGCGCCGGGCGACCCAGAAACTGGAATTGGTTTCTTTTGGTCCCTGCCCGCAGTGCCATGAACCGAAAATGCCCCACCATGTCTGCCCCAGCTGCGGTTTTTACCGCGACCGGGAGGTCGGCAAAAAAGCCGAATAA
- the fabK gene encoding enoyl-[acyl-carrier-protein] reductase FabK, protein MAWVATAELAAAVSEAGGLGIVGAGQAPAEWLDNEIKKIKARTSKPFGVNVMLMSPHVDAIIDRIIEHRVPVITTGAGNPGKYIPRLKEIGTKVIPVVSAVALAQRLEKSGVDALIAEGMESGGHVGELTTMALVPQIVDAVKLPVIAAGGIADGRQFAAALGLGAVGVQMGTRFMCASECTIHPNVKTMVLKAKDRDSVVTGRPTGHPVRVLKNKLVRQFEELERRSASAEELEALGVGKLRMAMVDGDVEMGSVMAGQVASMVCREQKAGEIIEEIMAETQKVLARMGGLAAGTQEA, encoded by the coding sequence ATGGCGTGGGTGGCCACAGCAGAACTGGCTGCAGCAGTTTCGGAGGCCGGCGGCTTGGGCATTGTCGGCGCCGGACAGGCGCCGGCCGAGTGGCTGGACAATGAGATCAAAAAAATCAAAGCCCGCACATCGAAGCCCTTTGGCGTCAATGTGATGCTCATGTCTCCCCATGTGGACGCCATCATCGATCGGATCATTGAGCACCGCGTTCCGGTGATCACCACCGGCGCCGGCAACCCCGGCAAGTACATCCCTCGCCTGAAGGAAATCGGCACCAAGGTTATTCCCGTCGTCTCCGCTGTGGCGCTGGCCCAGCGGTTGGAGAAGTCCGGCGTCGACGCCTTGATCGCCGAAGGGATGGAGTCGGGCGGCCACGTCGGTGAACTGACGACGATGGCCCTCGTTCCCCAGATCGTCGATGCGGTCAAACTCCCGGTCATCGCCGCCGGCGGCATTGCCGATGGGCGCCAGTTTGCGGCGGCCCTCGGCCTGGGCGCTGTGGGCGTGCAGATGGGCACCCGGTTCATGTGCGCCAGCGAGTGCACGATCCACCCGAACGTGAAGACGATGGTGCTCAAGGCGAAAGACCGCGACTCTGTCGTGACCGGACGTCCGACAGGCCATCCCGTTCGAGTGCTCAAGAACAAGCTCGTTCGCCAGTTTGAAGAGTTGGAACGGCGGTCTGCCTCGGCCGAGGAGTTGGAAGCCCTTGGCGTCGGCAAGCTGCGCATGGCCATGGTGGATGGCGATGTGGAGATGGGCTCGGTCATGGCCGGTCAGGTGGCCTCCATGGTCTGCCGGGAACAAAAGGCCGGCGAGATCATCGAGGAAATTATGGCCGAAACCCAAAAGGTGCTCGCCCGCATGGGCGGCCTGGCGGCAGGAACACAGGAGGCGTAA
- the acpP gene encoding acyl carrier protein, whose amino-acid sequence MSSILEKVKAIVVEQLGVEDEEVTMETSFEDLNADSLDIVELVMALEEEFDIEIPDEDAEKIKTIGAAVDYIKENQ is encoded by the coding sequence GTGTCATCCATTTTAGAAAAGGTCAAAGCCATCGTGGTGGAACAATTAGGAGTTGAAGATGAAGAAGTCACCATGGAGACTTCTTTTGAGGATCTGAACGCTGACTCTTTGGATATTGTTGAACTGGTTATGGCGTTGGAAGAAGAATTCGATATCGAGATTCCCGACGAGGATGCGGAGAAGATCAAGACCATTGGGGCGGCTGTCGATTACATCAAGGAAAATCAGTAA
- the plsX gene encoding phosphate acyltransferase PlsX yields MRIALDAMGGDHAPGEIVKGAIEAAEELNLQILLVGRPDAIEPLLAEASAGARSRIEVVAASEVIAMDESPATALRKKKDASIVVATRLVKEGRAQALVSAGSTGAQMAASLLGLGRISGIDRPAIATILPTLEGGKLLLDVGANSEAKPKNLLQFAHMGSVYAERVMGIANPRVALLNIGEEETKGNELVLGAYGMLREAPLRFIGNVEGRDLFFGRADVIVCDGFVGNVVLKFGEGMVSALKTMIKDELKNSRMAQVGAFLATPALRGMGKRLDYAEYGGAPLLGVNGVSIICHGSSKAKAIKNALRVARQGVQQNFIAAIQEHIPGKAEPVC; encoded by the coding sequence TTGCGCATTGCGCTGGACGCCATGGGCGGTGATCATGCACCGGGAGAGATCGTCAAAGGCGCGATCGAGGCGGCAGAGGAACTGAACCTGCAGATCCTGCTCGTAGGGCGTCCCGACGCCATCGAGCCGCTGCTCGCAGAAGCCTCCGCCGGTGCCCGTTCGCGCATCGAGGTTGTCGCTGCGTCGGAAGTCATCGCCATGGATGAATCGCCGGCCACCGCCCTCCGCAAGAAAAAAGACGCCTCGATCGTCGTGGCGACGAGACTCGTCAAGGAGGGGCGCGCCCAGGCCCTTGTATCTGCCGGTTCGACAGGCGCTCAAATGGCGGCGTCCCTCCTTGGCTTGGGGCGCATCAGCGGCATCGACCGGCCGGCCATCGCCACGATCCTGCCCACGCTGGAGGGCGGCAAACTGCTGCTCGACGTGGGCGCCAACTCGGAGGCCAAGCCGAAGAACCTGCTGCAGTTCGCCCATATGGGCAGTGTCTATGCCGAAAGGGTGATGGGGATCGCCAACCCCCGTGTCGCCTTGCTCAACATCGGCGAGGAGGAGACGAAGGGGAACGAACTGGTCCTCGGCGCCTATGGGATGCTTCGAGAAGCGCCCTTGCGTTTTATCGGCAATGTGGAAGGTCGCGATCTCTTTTTCGGCCGCGCTGATGTGATCGTCTGCGACGGATTTGTGGGCAACGTGGTGTTGAAGTTTGGCGAGGGCATGGTCAGCGCCTTGAAGACGATGATCAAGGATGAGTTGAAAAACAGTCGCATGGCCCAGGTGGGCGCCTTTTTGGCCACACCGGCCCTGCGGGGCATGGGCAAGCGCCTCGATTACGCCGAATACGGCGGCGCGCCCCTGTTGGGGGTCAATGGGGTGTCGATTATCTGTCATGGATCGTCGAAGGCCAAAGCGATCAAAAATGCCCTGCGGGTAGCTCGTCAGGGTGTGCAGCAGAACTTCATCGCGGCCATACAGGAACATATCCCCGGAAAGGCGGAGCCGGTATGTTGA
- the fapR gene encoding transcription factor FapR has protein sequence MGGREKKEARLAALEQIVQENPFYTDGELARRLGVSIQTIRLDRQQIGIPEVRERTRQVAAEKLKEVRSLSSEEIVGELTHLQLGREAESRLLVTEAMLLQNSAIARGHYLFAQANSLAVAVVDATVAVTGLSRVRYRRPVRFGETVVARAEAVRVVGARNIIRIVSTVNNEVVFSGKFYVTARDKIAGT, from the coding sequence ATGGGGGGGCGGGAGAAAAAAGAAGCCCGTCTGGCTGCGCTGGAACAGATCGTGCAGGAAAACCCCTTCTACACCGACGGGGAACTGGCGCGCCGGCTGGGGGTGAGCATCCAGACGATCCGTCTGGATCGCCAGCAGATCGGCATTCCCGAGGTGCGGGAACGGACACGCCAGGTGGCCGCCGAGAAGTTGAAAGAGGTCCGCTCTCTCAGCAGTGAAGAGATCGTCGGTGAACTCACCCACCTGCAGCTCGGCCGGGAGGCGGAATCGCGGCTCCTCGTTACGGAAGCGATGCTCCTGCAAAACTCCGCGATCGCCAGGGGGCATTATCTCTTCGCTCAGGCCAACTCGTTGGCTGTGGCCGTTGTCGACGCCACGGTGGCGGTGACCGGCCTTTCCCGGGTCCGTTACCGGCGCCCTGTCCGTTTCGGCGAAACTGTCGTCGCCAGGGCAGAGGCGGTCCGCGTCGTCGGCGCCCGCAATATCATCCGCATCGTCAGCACGGTAAACAATGAAGTTGTTTTTTCCGGTAAATTCTATGTGACCGCACGCGATAAAATCGCTGGGACCTAA
- the fabD gene encoding ACP S-malonyltransferase: MAQTLFMFPGQGSQFVGMGADLVRDYAEAREVFAEADDTLGFSLSKLCFEGPEEELRLTANTQPALLATSIAYYRVAAAKGMTADWMAGHSLGEYSALVAAGSLTLAEGLRLVRQRGLFMQEAVPAGRGTMAAIMGLEADAVEAVCRQASSAASAVVEPANFNGAGQVVIAGDNLAVEKAMELAKAAGAKRAIPLNVSAPFHCSLMEPAAERMAEVLRAAAIADPVVPLVANVTAAPVRDKEAVRENLILQVDHPVRWEQSIRFLADQGVARFVEVGPGKVLAGLARKIIKGADVLSAGDIQA; the protein is encoded by the coding sequence ATGGCACAGACATTGTTTATGTTTCCCGGGCAGGGCTCCCAGTTTGTCGGCATGGGCGCCGATCTGGTTCGCGATTATGCGGAAGCCCGGGAGGTTTTCGCCGAAGCCGACGACACGCTCGGTTTTTCCCTCAGCAAACTCTGCTTTGAAGGCCCGGAAGAGGAACTTCGCCTGACGGCGAACACCCAGCCGGCCCTCCTGGCCACGTCGATCGCCTATTACCGCGTGGCGGCGGCGAAGGGGATGACAGCTGACTGGATGGCCGGCCACAGCCTGGGCGAGTATTCGGCGCTCGTGGCGGCAGGCAGCCTGACCCTGGCCGAGGGGTTGCGTCTCGTGCGCCAGCGGGGGCTCTTCATGCAGGAGGCGGTGCCCGCCGGTCGCGGAACCATGGCGGCCATCATGGGTTTAGAGGCGGATGCCGTCGAGGCTGTTTGCCGTCAGGCGTCATCCGCTGCGTCGGCTGTCGTCGAACCGGCCAACTTCAACGGCGCCGGCCAGGTGGTCATCGCTGGTGACAACCTGGCGGTGGAGAAGGCGATGGAACTGGCCAAAGCGGCTGGCGCCAAGCGCGCCATTCCCTTGAATGTGAGCGCCCCCTTTCACTGCTCCCTTATGGAGCCGGCGGCGGAGCGGATGGCTGAGGTGCTCCGGGCGGCGGCCATCGCCGATCCGGTAGTCCCCCTGGTGGCCAACGTGACGGCGGCGCCTGTTCGCGACAAAGAGGCCGTGCGGGAAAACCTGATCCTCCAGGTGGACCATCCCGTCCGGTGGGAGCAATCGATCCGGTTCTTGGCCGATCAGGGCGTCGCCCGCTTTGTCGAAGTCGGTCCGGGGAAGGTGCTCGCCGGGCTGGCCCGCAAGATCATCAAAGGCGCCGATGTCCTATCGGCAGGCGATATCCAGGCCTAG
- a CDS encoding elongator complex protein 3 yields MIIPIFIPQLGCPGRCLYCNQEGLTGEQGLPEPEAVDDTVRRYLSSRKGVMREAEHEIAFYGGSFTMLPYDAQERLLAAAGRWIGKEGVSHLRLSTRPDGIDDATVERLLRYGVSIVEVGAQSMDPSVLEKAGRRHGPGNTVRAVRLLKQAGLRVGIHLMTGLPGDDERGALSSLQECLWVKADFLRIHPTLVLKDSPLAQLWMKGKYQPWGWGRTLRLLSRMAALCAFHGVPVIRWGLMPGEQCDQSTLAGPLSPSLGEWVSRYLAYRYSLALISRFLAHHRERPASAEAAAYELIVPVQARSLVTGHRQWLLRQVNAAAPLPISGVTVASTVQTGGEPPFHGDWQLACDGRTACRLAQKEFIRRFCVGEYD; encoded by the coding sequence ATGATCATCCCTATTTTTATCCCCCAGTTGGGCTGTCCCGGTCGCTGCCTCTACTGCAACCAGGAGGGGTTGACAGGGGAACAGGGACTGCCGGAGCCGGAGGCTGTCGACGATACGGTTCGCCGGTATCTAAGCAGCCGGAAGGGGGTGATGAGAGAAGCCGAGCATGAAATCGCTTTTTACGGCGGCTCCTTTACTATGCTCCCTTATGATGCCCAGGAGCGCTTGCTGGCGGCAGCCGGGCGTTGGATCGGCAAGGAGGGCGTCAGCCATCTGCGGCTGTCCACCCGGCCGGACGGCATTGATGATGCCACGGTGGAACGCTTGCTCCGGTATGGCGTGTCCATCGTCGAGGTGGGGGCACAGTCGATGGATCCGTCGGTTCTGGAGAAAGCCGGCAGGCGGCATGGACCCGGCAATACGGTTCGGGCTGTCCGGCTCTTGAAGCAAGCCGGTCTGCGTGTCGGCATCCATCTGATGACCGGCTTGCCGGGGGATGATGAACGGGGCGCCTTGTCGTCGTTGCAGGAGTGTCTCTGGGTAAAGGCTGACTTCTTGCGCATCCATCCCACCCTTGTGCTCAAAGACAGCCCACTGGCGCAACTGTGGATGAAGGGGAAGTATCAACCCTGGGGATGGGGGCGGACATTGCGACTCTTGTCGCGCATGGCGGCTCTCTGCGCCTTCCATGGCGTTCCTGTGATCCGCTGGGGGTTGATGCCGGGAGAGCAATGTGACCAATCGACCCTGGCCGGACCTCTGTCGCCCAGTCTCGGTGAGTGGGTCAGCCGGTATCTCGCCTACCGCTATAGCCTGGCGTTGATCAGCCGTTTTCTCGCCCATCACAGGGAAAGGCCGGCCAGTGCCGAGGCGGCGGCCTATGAGTTGATCGTTCCCGTGCAGGCGCGTTCCCTTGTCACCGGTCACCGGCAGTGGTTGCTGCGTCAGGTGAATGCCGCCGCCCCCTTGCCGATTTCGGGTGTGACCGTCGCTTCAACGGTCCAGACGGGCGGGGAGCCCCCCTTTCATGGCGATTGGCAGTTGGCCTGCGATGGACGAACAGCATGCCGGTTAGCGCAAAAGGAGTTTATTCGCCGGTTTTGCGTGGGCGAATACGATTGA
- the fabG gene encoding 3-oxoacyl-[acyl-carrier-protein] reductase: MGVDMRAALITGGSRGIGRAIALQLAAKGYAVAVNYAGSADKANAVVDEIIAAGGKAFAVQADVSQPDQVDAMIQKALDAFGRLDVLVNNAGITRDNLLMRLKEDDWDKVLDTNLKGVYLCTKAVIKTMIKQRYGRIVNITSVVGQTGNAGQANYAAAKAGVIAFTKTVAKEVGSRNVTVNAVAPGYIQTDMTEKLSAEVRETFVQSIPLGRMGQPEDVAKVVTFLASEDAAYITGQTINVDGGLVMA; this comes from the coding sequence ATGGGTGTAGACATGCGGGCGGCCTTGATCACCGGCGGATCGCGCGGGATCGGACGAGCCATCGCCCTCCAACTGGCGGCCAAGGGCTATGCCGTCGCCGTCAACTATGCCGGGAGCGCCGACAAGGCGAATGCTGTTGTCGACGAGATCATTGCGGCGGGAGGCAAGGCCTTTGCCGTACAGGCAGACGTATCCCAGCCGGATCAGGTGGACGCCATGATTCAGAAGGCGCTGGACGCCTTCGGACGGCTCGATGTGCTGGTGAATAACGCGGGCATCACCCGGGATAATCTGTTAATGCGCCTGAAAGAAGACGATTGGGACAAGGTTTTGGACACCAATTTAAAAGGCGTCTATCTTTGCACCAAGGCTGTCATCAAAACGATGATCAAACAGCGATATGGGCGCATTGTCAACATTACTTCCGTTGTGGGTCAGACGGGCAATGCCGGTCAAGCCAACTACGCCGCTGCCAAAGCCGGCGTGATCGCTTTTACAAAGACGGTCGCGAAAGAAGTGGGCTCCCGCAACGTCACGGTCAACGCTGTGGCCCCTGGCTACATCCAGACAGACATGACAGAAAAATTGTCAGCTGAGGTGCGGGAAACCTTTGTCCAGTCCATTCCCTTGGGGCGGATGGGGCAACCGGAAGATGTCGCGAAAGTGGTCACTTTCCTGGCTTCTGAAGATGCGGCATACATCACCGGCCAGACGATCAACGTCGACGGCGGATTGGTCATGGCCTAG
- the fabF gene encoding beta-ketoacyl-ACP synthase II, with translation MNKRVVITGVGVVSPVGTGKEKFWSALTNGVSGIGPVTRFDASDLPTQVAGEVKDFEPTQFLDRKEARRMDRFSQFGVAAAKMAIEDAGFDLDTVDRDRFGVVLGCGIGGMETFEDQAKVMMQKGVGRISPFFVPMMISNMAAGYISMHLNLRGPSETVVTACASATNACGSAFRLVQRGDCKAVLTGGTEASIVRLAFAGFCSMKAMSTLNDEPAKASRPFDRDRSGFVMGEGSGILVFEELEHALARGARIYAEVVGYGSSCDAYHITDPAPNGEGAARSMQAALNDAGLKPEDISYINAHGTATEKNDYYETLAIKSVFGDAAHKVAISSTKSMTGHLLGAAGGIELIASALAVHDDIIPPTINLDNPGEGCDLDYVPHEARKIVVNTAISNTFGFGGHNATMAIRKYRPGE, from the coding sequence ATGAACAAGCGCGTAGTCATCACGGGTGTCGGCGTGGTATCGCCCGTAGGGACAGGCAAGGAGAAGTTCTGGTCTGCTCTGACCAACGGCGTATCCGGCATCGGCCCTGTCACCCGTTTTGACGCCAGCGATCTTCCGACTCAGGTTGCCGGTGAAGTAAAAGATTTTGAACCCACTCAGTTTCTCGACCGCAAGGAAGCGCGGCGGATGGATCGTTTCTCTCAATTTGGCGTCGCCGCGGCCAAGATGGCCATCGAGGATGCCGGTTTTGATCTCGATACGGTGGACCGGGACCGTTTCGGCGTCGTTCTCGGTTGTGGCATCGGCGGCATGGAAACCTTTGAGGACCAGGCCAAGGTGATGATGCAAAAAGGCGTCGGCCGGATCAGCCCCTTCTTCGTGCCCATGATGATTTCCAACATGGCCGCCGGTTATATCTCCATGCATTTGAACCTGCGCGGACCGAGCGAGACGGTGGTGACGGCCTGCGCCTCGGCGACAAACGCTTGTGGCAGCGCTTTCCGGCTCGTCCAGCGTGGCGACTGCAAGGCCGTGTTGACCGGTGGGACCGAGGCGTCCATCGTCCGGCTCGCCTTTGCCGGCTTCTGTTCCATGAAGGCCATGTCGACGCTCAACGACGAGCCGGCCAAAGCCAGCCGCCCCTTTGATCGTGACCGCAGCGGTTTCGTCATGGGCGAAGGCTCGGGCATTCTCGTCTTTGAGGAACTGGAACACGCCCTCGCCCGCGGCGCTCGCATCTATGCGGAAGTGGTCGGCTACGGTTCTTCCTGTGACGCCTACCACATCACTGACCCGGCGCCGAACGGCGAAGGCGCCGCCCGTTCGATGCAGGCTGCATTGAACGATGCGGGCCTGAAGCCGGAGGATATCAGCTACATCAACGCCCATGGCACGGCGACGGAGAAAAACGATTACTACGAAACGCTGGCCATCAAGTCGGTTTTTGGCGATGCGGCCCACAAAGTGGCCATCAGCTCGACCAAGTCCATGACCGGCCACCTGCTCGGCGCCGCCGGCGGGATCGAGTTGATCGCCTCCGCCTTGGCTGTCCATGACGACATCATTCCCCCGACGATCAACCTGGATAACCCAGGTGAGGGCTGTGATCTTGATTATGTTCCCCACGAGGCGCGCAAAATAGTTGTGAACACGGCCATCTCCAACACCTTTGGATTTGGCGGTCACAACGCCACCATGGCGATTCGCAAGTACCGCCCCGGGGAGTAA
- a CDS encoding NAD(P)H-dependent flavin oxidoreductase — protein MKLPELKIGHHVAKLPIMQGGMAIRISTAPLAAAVANEGGIGLIAVTGMSLEELREEIREARRRTKGIIGINCLFAAREFPSLVKTAIDEGIDLVVSGAGFSRDMFQWGKESGTPIVPIVSSARLARMAQKLGAAAVVVEGKEAGGHLGTDEPMKKILPEVVEAVTIPVIAAGGVIDGHDIVEVLKMGASGVQMGTRFAASEESAAAPEFKELYLRSNHDDVVLIDSPVGLPGRGLKNPFWHKLTDGVDVSPKNCVGCLKHCSRWFCIVDALDKAQKGDMETGLVFSGEHVERIKEILPVRQIIQNLLQEVEAY, from the coding sequence GTGAAGCTTCCGGAGTTGAAGATCGGCCATCACGTGGCCAAGTTGCCCATCATGCAAGGCGGTATGGCCATTCGTATATCGACGGCGCCCCTGGCGGCGGCCGTTGCCAATGAAGGCGGGATCGGCCTCATCGCAGTGACAGGCATGTCGCTGGAGGAACTGAGGGAAGAGATCCGAGAGGCCCGGAGACGGACCAAAGGGATCATTGGCATCAACTGTCTCTTTGCAGCACGCGAGTTTCCCAGTCTGGTGAAGACGGCGATCGATGAAGGTATCGATCTTGTCGTATCCGGAGCTGGATTTTCCCGCGATATGTTCCAGTGGGGGAAGGAATCGGGCACACCGATCGTCCCCATCGTTTCCTCGGCCCGTTTGGCGAGAATGGCTCAAAAACTAGGCGCCGCCGCTGTCGTTGTCGAAGGCAAGGAAGCCGGCGGGCACTTGGGCACCGATGAACCGATGAAAAAGATACTGCCGGAAGTGGTGGAGGCCGTTACCATCCCGGTCATCGCTGCCGGCGGTGTTATCGACGGGCATGACATCGTCGAGGTCCTAAAAATGGGCGCCAGCGGTGTCCAGATGGGCACCCGTTTCGCTGCCAGCGAGGAATCGGCAGCCGCGCCGGAATTTAAAGAACTGTACCTGCGTTCCAACCATGACGATGTGGTTCTGATCGACAGTCCTGTTGGATTGCCGGGCAGGGGACTGAAAAATCCCTTCTGGCACAAGCTGACGGACGGTGTGGATGTTTCGCCGAAAAACTGCGTGGGGTGCTTAAAGCACTGTTCGAGATGGTTCTGTATTGTTGACGCCCTCGACAAGGCCCAAAAAGGCGATATGGAGACAGGTCTTGTTTTTTCGGGCGAGCATGTGGAGCGGATCAAGGAGATCCTGCCCGTTCGCCAGATCATTCAGAACCTCTTGCAGGAAGTGGAAGCGTATTAA
- the rnc gene encoding ribonuclease III — protein sequence MKKAPNHPSEFARRIGIAGEHLTTLEMALTHPSFAYENPQAPQEHNQRLEFLGDAVLGLVIGERLFARYPNWTEGELSRRRAAVVCEANLAEGARRLGLGAWLKLGRGEETSGGREKPSILADALEAVIGALFLAGGIEAARRFILDLFGDALENPQNLVSGDNKTAFQEWVQRSGPADIRYCILDESGPDHDKRFVAAVMVNGTVIADGQGRTKKEAEQQAAGRAMREWAGRKG from the coding sequence ATGAAAAAAGCACCCAATCACCCGTCCGAATTTGCCCGGCGGATCGGCATCGCCGGAGAACACCTGACTACATTGGAGATGGCCCTGACTCATCCCTCCTTCGCCTATGAGAACCCCCAGGCGCCGCAGGAGCACAACCAGCGGTTGGAGTTCTTGGGCGACGCCGTGCTGGGGTTGGTGATCGGAGAGCGGTTGTTCGCCCGCTATCCCAACTGGACAGAGGGAGAACTGTCTCGCCGCCGGGCGGCTGTCGTCTGTGAGGCCAACCTGGCCGAGGGGGCGCGACGGCTGGGCCTCGGCGCTTGGCTGAAACTCGGCCGGGGCGAGGAGACCAGCGGCGGGCGGGAGAAGCCATCGATCCTGGCGGACGCCCTGGAGGCGGTGATCGGCGCGCTCTTCCTGGCCGGCGGCATCGAGGCGGCTCGACGCTTCATCCTGGACCTCTTCGGCGACGCTCTGGAGAATCCCCAGAACCTGGTCAGCGGCGACAACAAGACGGCCTTTCAGGAGTGGGTGCAGCGCAGCGGCCCTGCCGACATTCGCTACTGCATCCTTGACGAGAGCGGCCCTGATCATGACAAGCGTTTTGTGGCGGCAGTCATGGTCAACGGCACTGTGATCGCTGACGGCCAAGGTCGCACGAAAAAAGAAGCGGAACAACAAGCGGCAGGCCGGGCGATGCGGGAATGGGCCGGAAGAAAGGGATGA
- a CDS encoding beta-ketoacyl-ACP synthase III, with protein sequence MLKKVGILGTGSYLPERIMTNKEFESMVETNDEWIVTRTGIRERHVAAPEEAVSDLAAVAGARALEAAGVAPEDVDLVIVGSCTFDAFLPASACLAAEKMGARKAAAFDLETACTSFIYGCAVGAQFIATGMYRHVLVIGAEVLSKFMNYGDRNTCVLFGDGAGAALLGPVEEGGFQAFHLGADGSGGELITVPAGGSRRPASAATIEAGDHFVKMNGKEVYKFAVRVIGEASQKSLDTAGWQQEEIDMLIPHQANLRIIESAAKKLGLSMEKVAVNLDRCGNMSAASIPVALDEVVRAGKVQAGDRLLLVGFGSGLTWGSMAIEWNRRQQ encoded by the coding sequence ATGTTGAAAAAAGTAGGTATCTTGGGCACTGGTTCCTATCTCCCGGAGCGGATCATGACGAACAAGGAATTTGAGTCCATGGTGGAGACGAACGACGAGTGGATCGTCACGCGGACAGGGATTCGAGAGCGCCATGTGGCCGCTCCCGAGGAGGCTGTGAGCGACCTCGCCGCTGTCGCCGGCGCCCGCGCCTTGGAAGCGGCCGGTGTAGCGCCTGAGGACGTCGATCTGGTCATTGTCGGCAGTTGCACCTTTGACGCCTTCCTGCCGGCGTCGGCCTGTCTCGCCGCTGAGAAGATGGGCGCCCGCAAGGCTGCCGCCTTCGACTTGGAGACGGCTTGCACCAGCTTTATTTACGGCTGCGCTGTCGGCGCCCAGTTTATCGCCACCGGCATGTACCGCCATGTTCTTGTCATCGGCGCCGAGGTCTTATCGAAATTTATGAATTACGGCGATCGGAACACCTGTGTGCTCTTTGGCGACGGCGCCGGCGCGGCGCTGCTCGGACCTGTCGAGGAGGGCGGATTCCAGGCCTTTCATCTGGGCGCCGACGGTTCCGGCGGTGAACTGATCACCGTCCCCGCCGGCGGCAGCCGCCGGCCCGCATCGGCAGCGACCATCGAAGCCGGTGACCATTTTGTCAAGATGAACGGCAAAGAGGTCTACAAATTCGCCGTCCGCGTCATCGGCGAAGCCTCTCAGAAGTCCCTTGACACCGCCGGCTGGCAGCAGGAAGAGATCGATATGCTGATTCCGCACCAGGCCAACCTGCGCATCATCGAATCGGCGGCCAAGAAGCTTGGCCTGTCGATGGAAAAAGTGGCCGTCAATCTGGACCGCTGCGGCAACATGTCGGCGGCGTCCATCCCGGTGGCCCTTGATGAGGTCGTGCGCGCAGGGAAGGTGCAGGCAGGCGATCGCCTGTTGCTGGTCGGCTTCGGTTCCGGGTTGACCTGGGGGAGCATGGCCATTGAATGGAATCGGCGGCAACAGTAG
- a CDS encoding YceD family protein — translation MQVDRGLLLKVRERNLTVPLTGQWRDETDLGGDLRLEGAVDVDGLLSREEGGYRFRGSLTTRVVGACDRCMTPVNMELHVPVEATFTTAPETDASEEAEPVGEVPNYPLEKDGELDLSPAFHESLIFALPMKVLCQEDCLGLCPRCGALLAQGPCGCSDEPVDPRLSPLQALLSGKGRSET, via the coding sequence GTGCAAGTTGATCGGGGTTTGTTGCTCAAAGTCCGCGAACGGAATCTGACGGTTCCCCTCACTGGTCAATGGCGGGACGAGACCGACCTGGGCGGCGACCTTCGCCTAGAGGGCGCTGTCGATGTGGACGGGCTTCTCTCCCGGGAAGAAGGCGGATACCGCTTCCGCGGCAGTCTCACGACCCGGGTGGTTGGCGCCTGTGACCGCTGTATGACACCGGTGAACATGGAACTTCACGTTCCCGTTGAAGCGACCTTCACGACGGCCCCGGAGACGGATGCCTCGGAAGAAGCGGAACCAGTGGGCGAAGTCCCCAACTATCCCTTGGAAAAAGACGGGGAACTGGATTTGAGCCCCGCTTTTCATGAAAGCCTCATCTTTGCCTTGCCGATGAAGGTGTTGTGTCAGGAGGATTGCCTCGGACTCTGTCCGCGATGCGGCGCATTGCTGGCGCAGGGACCCTGTGGCTGCTCGGATGAACCGGTCGATCCCCGGTTATCCCCTCTCCAGGCCTTGTTAAGTGGCAAAGGGCGTTCCGAGACGTAA